GCGCAGTTTCCCGGCTCGCTGGTCGGCCCGATCTTCGCTGAGCAGATGGAAGTGACCATCCGCCACCACGCGCTGGAGTCGGGCTGCTTCGTGGTCAACGCCACCGGCTGGCTCACAGACGAGCAGATCCGCTCGGTCACGCCCGACGCCAATCTGCAGAAGGCGCTGCGCGGCGGCTGCCACACGGCCATCGTCTCGCCCGAGGGAAAGCACCTCGCGCCGCCGCTCACAGAGGGCGAAGGCATGGTGGTGGCCGACCTCGACATGGCGCTGATCGCCAAGCGCAAGCGAATGATGGATTCGGTCGGCCACTACGCGCGGCCCGAGCTGCTGTCGCTCGCCATCAACGACCGGCCGGCGCAGACCACCGTGCCCATGCACCTCACGCAACCTTTCGCCCAACGGAGCCCCGACCATGACGACAACACCCACGACGATGCATCCCCAGGACAGCCGGCAGCTGATGACAGAGCTCCAGTCCTTCGGGTTGCGGCTGGTTGACCCTTCGGCCGGCGTCGCGAGCCGCCGCGGCGGCGCGGGCCCGTCGGACCACAAGGCCGTGACGGTCGACGGCCACACGATCATGGTGCCGGTCCACACCTCCACCGCCTGGCACTCGCCCTTCACCGCCGAGGCGCCCGATGCCACCGGCATGAGCCGCGTGATGCGCGGCAGCATCCCCATTGCGAGCATCAGCTTTCCGAAGCAGCCGCGCTTCTACGCGATGCAGACCTTCGACGGCGTGCCCTACTCGCACATCGCCACGCTGCACGGCAGCGACGTGCTGGCAACCACCGTGCTGCAGACCTGCATCCGCTACGAAAGCCGCAAGAAAAGCTGCAAGTTCTGCGCAATCGGCCAGTCGCTCGCGGCCGGCCGCACCATCGCGCGCAAGACGCCAGAGCAGCTTGCCGAGGTGGCGCGCGCCGCCGTGCTGCTCGACGGCGTGAAACACATGGTGATGACCACCGGCACGCCCAACGCCACCGACCGCGGCGCGGCCGTGCTGTGCGAGAGTGCCTTCGCCATCAAGGCCGCGGTCGACATTCCCATCCAGGGCCAGTGCGAGCCGCCCGACGACGACCAGTGGTTCCACCGCATGAAGGCCGCGGGCATCGACACGCTGGGCATGCACCTCGAAGTGGTCACGCCCGAGGTGCGCGAACGCATCATGCCGGGCAAGGCCAGCGTGCCCGTCTCGCGCTACATGAGCGCCTTCGACGCCGCCGTGGGCGTGTTCGGGCGCGGGCAGGTCAGCACCTACATCCTGGCCGGGCTGGGCGACACGCGCGAAGCCATCCTCGACACCTGCGACCAGCTGCTGGCGCGCGGCGTGTACCCCTTCGTCGTGCCCTTCGTGCCGATCAGCGGCACGCCGCTCGAGGACCATCCTGCGCCCACGCCGGAGTTCATGAAGTCGCTGCTCGCGCCGCTGGGCGAACGCGTGGTGGCGGCGGGCCTGCGCTCGGCCGACATCAAGGCCGGCTGCGGCAAGTGCGGCGCATGCTCGTCGTTATCGGTCTACGAAAGCTGAGCATGCTGTGCATCGACGACCTCTGCGAGATGTGCGAACGGATGGGCGACCACTACGCGCCCGTCGAATACCTGGTGCGCGAAGCCGCCCAGCAGTGGGAGCGCGACGAGGCCATGGCGCTGCGCCGCGCGGTGTTCTGCATCGAGCAGGGCATCTTCGCGCGCGACGACCGCGATGCCATCGACGACCACGCGCGCCTGCTGGCGGCCATGTCGTGCAACGGCGGCATGCCCGAGCAGGTGGTGGGCACGGTGCGCATCCATCGCGGTGAAGCCGAAGGCGAATGGTGGGGCTCGCGGCTGGCGGTGCACCCCGCGTTCCGCAGCCAGGGGCATCTGGGCGCGACGCTGATACGGCTGGCCGTGTCACGCGCCAATGCACTGGGCTGCGAGACCTTTTTCGCGCAGGTGCAGATGCAGAACGTGCCGCTGTTCAACAAGCTTGGCTGGACGGTGCTCGAAGAAACGAGCGTGCATGGCCGCCCGCATGCGCGCATGCAGGCCGACCTCGGTCGCTACCCGCCCTGCCACGACCCC
This is a stretch of genomic DNA from Variovorax paradoxus. It encodes these proteins:
- a CDS encoding MSMEG_0568 family radical SAM protein, with product MTELQSFGLRLVDPSAGVASRRGGAGPSDHKAVTVDGHTIMVPVHTSTAWHSPFTAEAPDATGMSRVMRGSIPIASISFPKQPRFYAMQTFDGVPYSHIATLHGSDVLATTVLQTCIRYESRKKSCKFCAIGQSLAAGRTIARKTPEQLAEVARAAVLLDGVKHMVMTTGTPNATDRGAAVLCESAFAIKAAVDIPIQGQCEPPDDDQWFHRMKAAGIDTLGMHLEVVTPEVRERIMPGKASVPVSRYMSAFDAAVGVFGRGQVSTYILAGLGDTREAILDTCDQLLARGVYPFVVPFVPISGTPLEDHPAPTPEFMKSLLAPLGERVVAAGLRSADIKAGCGKCGACSSLSVYES
- a CDS encoding MSMEG_0567/Sll0786 family nitrogen starvation N-acetyltransferase, whose translation is MLCIDDLCEMCERMGDHYAPVEYLVREAAQQWERDEAMALRRAVFCIEQGIFARDDRDAIDDHARLLAAMSCNGGMPEQVVGTVRIHRGEAEGEWWGSRLAVHPAFRSQGHLGATLIRLAVSRANALGCETFFAQVQMQNVPLFNKLGWTVLEETSVHGRPHARMQADLGRYPPCHDPVSGFVTRAKVLA